GCGGGGCTTGCCGTAGATACCGCGGAAGGACAGGGTGTGCCCCAGACACGACGCCGCGGCCGAGCAGCCGTGCAGGTAGTCGGCCAGTTCGGCGTCACTCAACTCCGACACCGACGCCTCGACGACGGTCAGCCCGGCGTGGTCACGCAGCGGCTCGGGCAGCACCTCGCGCATCTTCGTGGCCGAGCGCGCGACGGCGCGGACCCGGACGCCGCGCGCCAGCAGCTCGGCGACGAGGAGCCGGCCCGTCGCGCCGGTCGCGCCGAAGACCGCGATTGTTTGCTGGCTTTCCATCATCGGGGGGTGCGGGTAGGGAAGGCCGGTGCCCTACGCCTTCGCCATGTTGCGGAGGACGGCGGGGAGGTTTTTGCCGCGGTGGTAGCCGCGCTGGGTGATGAGGTCGAGCAGGGGCGGGACGGCGGCGCGGTCTTCATCCGTCGCGGCGGCGAGGAGGGCCTGGAGGTCGAGGCGGTCTTGGAGGCGTTCGTCGGACTCGGACAGGACCTTCATCGCGATCAGGTGCGGGATGCGGGCGGTGGGCAGCGTGAGCCCGGGGGCGATCGTGACAGGTGTGGCGGCGGCGACGAGTTCGGGCTCGATGCCGCAGGTGGCGCAGATGATGTCGGCGATGGGGTTGCCCTCTTCGGGGTCGGCGCCGGTGTCGAAGGGGGCGATGAGGCGCATCGTGGCGAGCCGGCCGGCGCGGTCCTGGTTGATCTCGGCCTGGGGGCGGTAGCCGCGCTGGATGAGTCGGCCCAGCACCTGCTCGGCCTCATCGTCGGAGGCGACAGAGACAGCCAGGTCGACATCGCGGGTGAACCGTGGGCCGGTGCGTGCGCCGATGGCGAGCCCGCCGACCAGTGCGTAGGCCGCGCCCGCGTTTTTCAGGTCGTCGGCCAGCCGGCGGGCGAGGATTTCGATCGGTGGGGTCATGCGCCCTGCCGGAGGTATTGTTCGCGGGTGAGGGGGCTCTGGAGCCAGTCGTTGAGGCGGCGGTTGATCTGGTCGTCGGGCTCGTCGGGGTGTTGTTGGCGGAGCTTGGCGCGCATCATGCGGACGCCGGCGCGGTGCAGCTCAAGGGCCTGCCGGAGGCGGGCGGCGACCTTTTCGGGCGACTGGTCTTTACAGACGGGCGGCTGCATGGGTACTCGTTCGGGCGGGGACTGCGATGGCATCGGCGGCTTTTGGGGCTTCCGGGGGGGGGACTTCCGGGGGTTACCCCTTCGCCATATTGCGGAGGACGGTGTGGAGGATGCCGCCGTTGCGGTAGTAGTCGACTTCGACGGGGGTGTCGATGCGGCAGGTGGTTTGGAACTCGACCTTGCTGCCGTCCGCCTTGGTCGCGGTCACGTTGATCGTCTGTCGGGGCTTGACGTCGTCGGTGATCTGGATGTCGAAGGATTCGGTGCCGTCGAGGTTGAGGGAGTCGGCGCTTTCGCCGTCGGCGAAGGTGAGGGGGAGGACGCCCATGCCGACGAGGTTGGAGCGGTGGATGCGTTCGAAGGAGGTGGCGATGACGGCCTTGACGCCCAGGAGGTAGGTGCCCTTGGCGGCCCAGTCGCGTGACGAGCCCATGCCGTAGTCGACGCCGGACAGCACGACCAGCGGCGTGCCGGCCTGTTTGTAGTTTTGGACGGCGTCGTAGATGTAGCGGACGGGTGCCTCACCCGCGCCGGTCTTGGGGGCGTCGTCGGGGATGGGGGTGAAACTGTCTTGGGCGTCGAGTCCCGAGAAGTCCACCGTGAATCCTCCCTCTGTTCCGGGGGCGATCTGGTTTTTGACTCGGATGTTGGCAAACGTGCCGCGGGTCATGACCTGGTCGTTGCCGCGTCGGCTGCCAAACGAGTTGTACATGGAGACGGGGACGCCGTTGTCGTCGAGGTAGCGGGCGGCGGGCGTGCCGCGTTTGATGGCGCCGGCGGGGCTGATGTGGTCGGTGGTGACCGAGTCGCCGAGCTTGCAGAGGACGCGGGCGCCGGTGATGGGGGCGATGGGGTTGATGTCCTGGGTGAGGCCGACGAAGAACGGGGGTTCCTGGACGTAGGTGGAGTCGTCGGCCCAGGCGTAGAGCTGTCCCTCGGGAGCGTCGATCTCTCGCCAGGCGTCGGGGCCGGCGAAGACGTCGGCGTACTGCTCGATGAACTGCTCGCGGGTGACGCAGGAGGCGACGAGGTCCATGACTTCTTGCTGGGTGGGCCAGATGTCTTTGAGGAAGACATCCTTGCCGTCTTTGTCCGTGGCGAGCGCGTCGTTCTGGAGGTCGATATCGACGGTGCCGGCGATGGCGTAGGCGACGACGAGGGGCGGGCTGGCGAGGTAGTTGGCCCGGACGTCGGGGGAGACGCGGCCTTCGAAGTTTCGGTTGCCCGAGAGGACGGAGGCGGCGACGAGGTCGTTTTCGTTAATGGCTTTGGAGATGGGTTCGGGCAGTGGGCCGGAGTTTCCGATGCAGGTGGTGCAGCCGTAGCCGACGGTGTGGAAGCCGAGGGCTTCGAGGTCGTCGGTGAGGTTGGCTTTGTCGTAGTACTCGGTGACGACTTTGGAGCCCGGGGCGAGGGAGGTCTTGACCCAGGGTTTGCGGGCGAGGCCGCGGGCGGCGGCTTTACGCGCGACGAGGCCGGCGGCGATCATGACCTCGGGGTTGGAGGTGTTGGTGCAGGAGGTGATGGCGGCGATGACGACGTCGCCGTGGGTGAGGGTGAAGGTTTGGTCGTCGTAGGTGACTTCGGCGGAGTCGGGGGGGGCGAGGGTACTGGTTGCTGAAGCAACCAGTCCGGGGTCGGGGGCGGGTCCGCCTTCGCTGGTCATGGACTGGGGGGTGGAGTCTTTGGCGTAGCCGTTCTTGCCGAAGGTGGTGGAGAGGTCGTTGCGCCACTGGTTCTGCATGGCGCTGAGGTCGATGCGGTCCTGCGGGCGCTTGGGGCCGGCGAGCGCGGGCTCGACGGTGCTCAGGTCCAGCTCGATCGTGTCGGTGTAGACGATGGATGCTTCTTCCTCGGCGGTGCGCCAGAGGCGGTTGGCCTTGCAGTATTGCTCGACGGTGTCGATGAGTTTTTCGTCGCGGCCCGAGAGGTGGAGGTAGTCGAGGGTGCGCTTATCGACGGGGAAGAAGCCGATGGTCGCGCCGTACTCGGGGGCCATGTTGGCGATGGTGGCGCGGTTAGCGAGGGGCATCTCGTCGAGGCCGTCGCCGAAGAACTCGACGAACTTGCCGACGACGCCGTGCTCGCGGAGGATCTCGGTGACGCGGAGGACCATGTCGGTGGCGGTGACGCCCTCGGCGAGCTTGCCGGTGAGCTTCATGCCGACGACCTCGGGGATGAGCATGTAGATGGGCTGGCCGAGCATGACGGCTTCGGCTTCGATGCCGCCGACGCCCCAGCCGACGACGCCCAGGCCGTTGATCATGGTGGTGTGGGAGTCGGTGCCGACGAGGGAGTCGGGGTAGAGGTCGGGGGCACCAGACGCTTCGCTGCGCTCAGCGTCGGCGTGGTTTTGCCAAACTACTTTGGCGAGGTACTCGAGGTTGACCTGGTGGACGATGCCTGTTGCGGGGGGGACGACGGCGAAGTTGTTGAAGGCCTGCTGGCCCCACTTGAGGAAGGTGTAGCGTTCGTTGTTGCGTTCGAACTCTTTGTCGGCGTTGATGGAGAGCGCAATACCGGAGGCGAAGGCGTCGACCTGGACGGAGTGGTCGATGACCAGGTCGCACTGGACGAGCGGGTTGACCTTCTGGGCGTCGGCCTCATTGCCGGTCATGCGGACGATGCCGCTGCGCATGGCGGCGAGGTCGACGACGGCGGGGACGCCGGTGAAGTCTTGGAGGACGACGCGGCCGGGCTTGTGGGGGATCTCGGTCTCGCCGACGTCTTTGGCGTTGTAGTTCGCGAGGGCCTTGACGTGGTCTTCGGTGACGACGTAGTTGTCGAGGTTACGCAGGACGGCTTCGAGCAGGACGCGGATGGAGATCGGGAGCTTGCTGATGTCGCCGACGGCGTCGAGCTGGTAGATGGTGCGTTCGCCCAGCGCGGTGGCGAGGGTGGTGCGGGCGTTGAAGGGGTCGGTGTTGGCGGGGGTTGGCATGGGGGTGTCTTTCCGATCGCATCCGCACCTTCGCTGCGCTCAGGTACGGCTTATGGGAGGGGTCGGCGGATGTTGTGCTCCAGTGCAGCTACCGCCGAGCGTTCCATCATCGGGCGCTTGGGGGGTTGTGGCAAGTTGGGGGCGCGCGGGAAGCAGACGCTTCGCTCGCGGACTCGCTCGGCGTCGGCGTGGGGCTTTGCGGGCAGGCGCGTGGTTACTCGTCTTCGACGGGTTCGAGGTCGTCGGGGATGAGTGCGGCGCGGAGGGGGACGGGGGTGGCGTTGTTCGTGTTGACCCGGACGAACCAGGTATCGCCGGCGTTTGCGTGGAACATGAGGGCTTCGTTGCCGCGCCGGCCACTGCGGTTTCGGTTCATCGTGTAGCGGGGGTCGGCGAATTGGCCGTCGCGGAAGGCGCTGAGTGAGACCTC
The sequence above is a segment of the Phycisphaeraceae bacterium D3-23 genome. Coding sequences within it:
- a CDS encoding nucleotidyl transferase AbiEii/AbiGii toxin family protein produces the protein MTPPIEILARRLADDLKNAGAAYALVGGLAIGARTGPRFTRDVDLAVSVASDDEAEQVLGRLIQRGYRPQAEINQDRAGRLATMRLIAPFDTGADPEEGNPIADIICATCGIEPELVAAATPVTIAPGLTLPTARIPHLIAMKVLSESDERLQDRLDLQALLAAATDEDRAAVPPLLDLITQRGYHRGKNLPAVLRNMAKA
- the acnA gene encoding aconitate hydratase AcnA — protein: MPTPANTDPFNARTTLATALGERTIYQLDAVGDISKLPISIRVLLEAVLRNLDNYVVTEDHVKALANYNAKDVGETEIPHKPGRVVLQDFTGVPAVVDLAAMRSGIVRMTGNEADAQKVNPLVQCDLVIDHSVQVDAFASGIALSINADKEFERNNERYTFLKWGQQAFNNFAVVPPATGIVHQVNLEYLAKVVWQNHADAERSEASGAPDLYPDSLVGTDSHTTMINGLGVVGWGVGGIEAEAVMLGQPIYMLIPEVVGMKLTGKLAEGVTATDMVLRVTEILREHGVVGKFVEFFGDGLDEMPLANRATIANMAPEYGATIGFFPVDKRTLDYLHLSGRDEKLIDTVEQYCKANRLWRTAEEEASIVYTDTIELDLSTVEPALAGPKRPQDRIDLSAMQNQWRNDLSTTFGKNGYAKDSTPQSMTSEGGPAPDPGLVASATSTLAPPDSAEVTYDDQTFTLTHGDVVIAAITSCTNTSNPEVMIAAGLVARKAAARGLARKPWVKTSLAPGSKVVTEYYDKANLTDDLEALGFHTVGYGCTTCIGNSGPLPEPISKAINENDLVAASVLSGNRNFEGRVSPDVRANYLASPPLVVAYAIAGTVDIDLQNDALATDKDGKDVFLKDIWPTQQEVMDLVASCVTREQFIEQYADVFAGPDAWREIDAPEGQLYAWADDSTYVQEPPFFVGLTQDINPIAPITGARVLCKLGDSVTTDHISPAGAIKRGTPAARYLDDNGVPVSMYNSFGSRRGNDQVMTRGTFANIRVKNQIAPGTEGGFTVDFSGLDAQDSFTPIPDDAPKTGAGEAPVRYIYDAVQNYKQAGTPLVVLSGVDYGMGSSRDWAAKGTYLLGVKAVIATSFERIHRSNLVGMGVLPLTFADGESADSLNLDGTESFDIQITDDVKPRQTINVTATKADGSKVEFQTTCRIDTPVEVDYYRNGGILHTVLRNMAKG